The following coding sequences lie in one Planctomycetota bacterium genomic window:
- a CDS encoding ATP-binding protein — MEQLIMDRVTENLNRLKLSKIQEILPLLSGDTSVRELTHLAFLDRLLEEEVAAKEERRIKTTLKIAGLPFEKTIDEYDFTFNHNMDRRLMMGLFDLDFLARHENVIFLGPPGVGKTHLATALAIKACYFGVSIYFTTMADLIAKLKKDADSARKGKGRSYYKSGLVVVDEVGYMPVSREEAHLFFQFVSYRYKRTSTIITSNKSFSEWEELFGDPVVVTAILDRLLHHCRIINIKGKSYRLKSYADKNNDNGKGEL; from the coding sequence GTGGAACAATTGATTATGGATAGAGTCACGGAAAACCTGAACCGGTTAAAGCTTTCCAAAATACAGGAAATTCTGCCGCTGCTCTCAGGGGACACCTCGGTGCGGGAGCTGACCCATCTGGCCTTCCTGGATCGGCTGCTGGAAGAGGAAGTGGCGGCCAAGGAGGAGCGCCGGATCAAGACCACTCTCAAGATCGCCGGGCTGCCCTTTGAGAAAACCATTGATGAATATGACTTTACCTTTAATCATAATATGGACAGAAGGCTGATGATGGGACTGTTTGACCTGGATTTTCTCGCCCGGCACGAGAACGTGATTTTCCTGGGCCCGCCGGGGGTGGGCAAGACCCACCTGGCCACCGCCCTGGCTATCAAGGCTTGTTATTTCGGGGTCAGCATCTACTTTACCACCATGGCCGATTTGATCGCCAAGCTAAAGAAAGACGCCGACTCTGCCCGCAAGGGCAAAGGCCGCAGTTATTACAAAAGCGGGCTGGTAGTGGTGGACGAGGTGGGCTATATGCCGGTCAGCCGGGAAGAAGCGCACCTCTTCTTCCAATTTGTTTCGTATCGCTACAAGCGCACCAGTACCATCATTACCTCCAACAAGAGTTTCAGCGAGTGGGAGGAACTGTTCGGCGACCCCGTGGTAGTCACCGCCATTCTCGACCGCCTGCTGCACCACTGCCGGATCATTAACATCAAAGGCAAAAGCTACCGGCTGAAAAGCTACGCCGACAAAAACAACGATAACGGGAAGGGAGAATTGTAA